The stretch of DNA CAGCCAACAATTGACTCATCATTTCTGAAGACCTGTGGAGTGTCCGTTGTGGATTTCTTAGAACTGCAGAGTATGCCGAGATTCAAACAAGTCATCTGTGTCCTGGGCTCCCCTCGCTTCACCTCTGGACACCATTACTGGGAGGTAGACACGGTGACAGGAAAATAATGGGATCTGGGTGCCTGCAAAGAATCTGTTAATTGACAAGAGAATTGTGTTGTCTTCAGAACTTGGCTTCTGAACTGTGGGTGTGAGGAAAGAAAAGCTCTTTGCAGCCAGCACTGTGCCTTTAACCACCCTCTGGGTGAGTCCCGGGCTATGCAGAGTAGGCATTTTCCTGGATACGTGTATGAGAATGGTTTCCTTTTACAACATTAATGATGGCACTCATATCTTTACATTCACTAAGATTTCTGCTGCAGAGCCACGGTGCCCGTTTTTTGCTCTTGCTGATTCAATTATCGATAACCAAGGCTTCCTATCTGTCCTGTGATTAATCTCGGCATTGACAAATCTACAGTTTCTCCTGAGCAGGGCAAATAAACTTTTAGCCACAAAACCATTTAGACAATCAATTTATGCTCAATGCTAGAAACTTTTCTGCTTGGTACAAGATAATGGAACAAAGTTACAGCAGAAAAATATGGAACATCTCAAACCATGAATGTCAATTGAGTAGATTAATAAGAAATTGCATCTTAAATACTAAAAAGTATTGTTACAGTTGTCCTTTGGGTTTTATGGGCCGTGGCTCCGTGTCCCTCCCACAGCTGTCTGAGTGGCTTTGCTGCCTCTCTGTGCCCTGGCTGCCTCACCCTGCACCATGCCGCTGTCTCATTGACATCACATCTCTTCTGCAAATCTATCTTGCTGTCTGTCTGTTCCTTCTTCCCTGGAGCAGCTGAAAGGATCACCTTGTGAATTTGGCTCTTTTCATAAGTCATTCTCACAGTCTTTACATTGTATCCAGCCTGGTTTTGGCAGAAAGTTTTTCTCACATAGAGGATAGGCCAGGGCTGGACTCTGTCTTTACATGTGGATGTGGAGTGACCCAGAATCCAGCAAAGAGCAAACCCCAAATGATTGCTTTATGACCGGATCCAATTCATTCCAATCACATAAAGTTAACCTGGATCCTTACACACTGTCTCCCAAGCCTCGTTTTCTTGCTCAGACACTGAATCCCGAGGAGTGATCTCATCCCATTGTACATCATCTTATAATAGAACTAAATgtaggtcttttaaaaatatatatacaaagaaaaaaatcttcatttaatATGTGATACATTTTAGGAGGGGGAAATAGATTATATTCAagttatttgaaatttgaaaacaggccaggtgcggtggctcacgcttgtaattccagcactttgggaggccgaggcggacggatcacaaggtcaggagatcgagaccacggtgaaaccccgtctctactaaaaatacaaaaaaaaaaattagcccggcccgggcgtggtggtgggcgcctgtagtctcagctactcggagaggctgaggcaggagaatggcgtgaacccgggaggcggagcttgcagtgagccgagattgcaccactgcactccagcctgggcgacagagcgagactccgtctcaaaaaaaaaaaaaaaaaaaaaaaaagatatttgaaaacaaaGCTGTTATTTTATGAATTAAGTACAAGTTAATCACTAACCTGTCCATTTCCATGATACCTGCAGATTCATCAGTTTTCTGGTCAAGACCTGAGTCtcagcctggaggacattatgttaagcaaaataaatcaggtctggaaagataaataccacatgttctcactcctatatgggagctaaaagaaaaatgctgagctcacagaagcagagaatagaattgTGCGTATAGAGGCTGGgagggtagggggaggggagcTTGGGGAGAGGTTGGTTATTGGATACAGAATTACAGCTAGATGGGAGAAATGGGCTTtggtggaggctgggaagggtaagggGGAGGGGAGCTTGGGGAGAGGTTGGTTATTGgaaacaaaattacagctagatgggAGAAATGGGCTTtagtggaggctgggaagggcaagGGGGAGGGGAGCTTGGGGAGAGGTTGGTTATTGGATTCAGAATTACAGCTAGATGGGAGAAATGGGCTTtggtggaggctgggaagggtaagggGAGGGGGCATGGGGAGGGGTTTGGATACAGAATTACAGCTAGATGGAGAAGGGCTTGGTGGGGCTGGgagggtagggggaggggagcTTGGGGAGAGGTTGGTTATTGGAAACAAAATTACCGCTAGATGGGAGAAATGGGCTCTAGCACAACTGTGGGGTAAATATGGTCACTTATACATGActgcatattttcaaaaagctaagaGGATTATGAATGCTCccatcacaaagaaataataaatgttggctgggcgtggtggctcacgcctgcaatcccagcactttgggaggcctaggcaggcgggttacctgaggtcaggagttagagcctagcctggccaaaatggtgaaactctgtctctactaaaaatgcaaaaaaaaaaataataataaaaaattagccaggcatggtggcacatgcctgtaatcccagctactcaggaggctgaggcaggagaattgcttgagcccaggagctgttcgttgcagtgatccaagtttgtgccaccgcactccagcctggctgacagagcgagactccgtctcaaaaaacaaaaagaaatgtttagagTGTGCTAATTATCCTGACTTGATTATTACACACTTTatgcatgtattaaaatattactgtgccataaatatgtacaattattacatgtcaactgAAAGTAACGAGGgaaaaaaagtaaaccaaaacaaaacctgaGTGTCTCAGAGTCCTCTAATCCCATGAGGAATCATGTTTAAAGCTGATCAAAATtaggtctttatttttaattatgcaaaaagagaaaattccttTAATATGTGCCAAAGGGGTTAGGGAAAATGATAAGattatattcaaattatttgaaatttgaaaacaaagcaGTAAAGATCCCACTACACAGAAAggcatgaaaatgaaaagattcgGGGTTGATTCAAATGGAAGAAACCACAACTCACTTCACGGGtaacaatttttatttgagaACACAAGTTTCACAAGaaaatcatcttttattttttaattgtgacTTTTATCTTAACACTCTGTGAAGTACTCAAGGTCCAAGAAGCTTAATAGTCATTTGTCAAAATAGTAATTATCCAATTTTTTCCTATGAATTATGAAATTTTTTCAAAACCAGAAATAAACCaatggaaacaaataaaaattacctagAATTTCCTCAATGGAATGCCTGCCCCTATTACCTTTGAGTCTGATGTATATGAATTTAAACCATTTTGTAAAATTGCAAATCCAATCATACTTAATACTTTAGGATTCCAAGCAAAGCTTGAAGCCTACAACATATTACAGGAATTATCTTTACTGACAACTGATGGAAACAACTCTAAAATAAGCTTTTGAAGTTAGCACATTAAGCCTAATTTAATATAAAGGCAATTTAATCTTATCttcatatgaaagaaaaatacactgTCAGGATGAAGGATTTACTGAAGTTACAATTAACTGGAGATATATCACCAGTAAAAACCTAATTCCCTGTTATAATTAAATCAAAGCCTCATCAGATTAGAGGGTGTGGAAGGGCGTTACCCAGTGGGAGGTGGGAGTCTCACCAATAAAAGGCCCTCGTGTGCCCCTTCCCCACAAGACCTGAGCTCCCAGTGGAAGCAGCAGGAGGACAGAGGAGCTTCCAGCAGAAGAGGTGAGcccatgcctgtgtgtgtgtttttcctccTTAGATGCCTAGAAATGGGGGTTATGACTTGGGGGGATGAATGAGAGAAATTCCTAATTAATGAATTCAACAAAGGCCCTCTGAGTGCTGCCTCAGAGTTGAAAACCAGTCACCCTGGATCCCCAGTCTAGGAGTGGTGGCAGTCAATCTGGTATTCATTTCCAAGGCTGGAGaaggatgtgattttttttttttttttttttggtgagacagggtcttaactCAGTTGTTCAGGTTGGAGTGAcctggcgtgatctctgctctttgctaatttttctattatttgtagagacgggtcttcctgtgttgcccaggctggtctcaaactccggctcaagggatcttccagccttggcctcgcaaagtgctgggattacagatgtgagctactgcatccagtccctctttttttttttttttttttttttttttttttttttttttttttgagatggtgtctcactctgtgcccaagccggagtgcaatggcacgatcttggttcactgcaacctctgcctcccagttcaagcaattctcctgccaaagcctcccaagtgtctaggattacaggcatctgccaccacggctggctaattcttttgtattttcagtagagatggggtttcaccatgttggtcaggctggtctcaaacttttgacgacctcagatgatccacccacctcggcctcccaaagtgctggacaggcatgagccaccacgcccggcctcccagCCCCTAATTCTTATGTTCATCAATCAATCTCTTCCTGGGGTTCCCCTAGGAGGAGGTGAAATGACCCCAGCTCGCTGCTCCTCACATGGGTGCTGCCATGTCACTGGCTCAGGCTCAGCTGCTGGGTCACCAGGAGAACGGACCCTTCCTCCACCTCAGCTCAGAGCACAGTGATGATTCGTGACTTTCTTTCCCAATAGCACTTCAAATCTCTGAAgacggggggtgggggggtggggggatgtgcTTGAGTGTTTGTACTCATGGTCTCATTCTCGGAGTGACAAAGCTGCAACACAATACCTCTATGCATGAAAAGGTTGTCACTCGTCACAACTAACAGGCTTTCACCTCACGGAAATTTTCTTCCCTTGTGCACTTTTCCCCTGGCAGTGGACATGGCTGCACTCTTCCAAGAAGCAAGCAGCTGTCCGGTCTGCTCACACTATCTAGAGAAACCAATGTCCCTGGAGTGTGGATGCGCCGTCTGCCTCAAGTGCATCAATTCACTGCAGAAGGAGCCCCACGGGCAGGATCTACTTTGCTGTTGCTGTTCCATGGTCTCTCAGAGGAACAAAATCAGGCCCAATCGGCACCTAGAGAGGCTGGTTTCCCACATCAAGGAACTGGAGCCCAAGCTGAAGAAGATTCTGCAGATGAACCCAAAGATGCGGAAGTTCCAAGGTAAGGAATCTGTATCCCCTGCCCCCTTCCCACGACCAGACCAGGAAAAATCATTTGTGCAATTGGCCCCTCATTCCATATGGGGATTAGCTGCTGTCTGGCATCTAAAATTGAGATGCTTCTTCATCATCAGATTCTCAGCTCTGACAACACACAGAATCACCTggtgatctaaaaaaaaaaaaaaaaaggctgggcacggtggctcatgcctgtaatgccagcactttgggaggctgaggcgggtggatcacgaggtcaggagatcaagaccatcctggataacactgtgaaaccctgtctctactaataatacaaaaaattagccaggcgtggtggcaggcgcctgtagtcccagctcctcgagggctgaggcaggagaatggcgtcaacctgggggggcagagcttgcagtaagccaagactgtgccactgcactccagcctgggtgacagagtgagactccatctcaaaaaaaaaaacccaatgtcTATGTCATGGGTTAGACAAGGGATTCTCTAAACTTAGTGTGCTCAGATTACCTGGGGATCtcgttaaaatgcagattcttaacTGGGAAGTCTCAGGATTGATCCCACTGGCTTGGGGATTTTGCTGAGCAGCAAAAACAGAACAACTGAATTTGAATTTCTCTCTAGCAAAGGTTCCCAGGACTCTGACATTAAAATGGGCCTGGTAATTCTAATGCATGGTGAATATTGGCACCCATTGTACCAAACAACCTCACCCCAGGGTTGGGAAGAGTTTGGAATGGAGCACCTATGGTGTTTGTTTCTGTGAGTGTGGGGAGAGTTTCAGACGCTGGTCTACTCATCCGTGCGCCATGGGCTTCAACAGTTGTCCTGGCTACAGAAAATACTATCACTCTCCATAACTCTGGAGAAAAGGGACATTTAAATGAAGAGGTTAGggtcagcctgggcaaagaaTTACACCTATAAATGGTGGTGGGCCCCTATTATGTCCCCAACACTGGTAGCTTCTGCCCTGACACCCACGGTCTCTACTCATCCACCTACCCATACCTGACTGTGTCTCTGCTGAAATATGGAGGACAGATTCACCCTGCCCAAGTCATGTTTGGaaccctcttcctccttccttgtcCATGTCCActcatctcatttcattcccTAATTCACCATCAAACAGCAATCAATCTCCTCAAGTCTTACTGTAATCTATAAAATCTATATTGGTGATCATATCAGTTTTTTGACTTGAAGGATCATATGTTCTGtagattttcttttcagaatgttCTGGACAATTAATTTTCTCTAGGCCAGATCACATTGCCTCCTCCATGAGAATTGGTGGCTTCACCTGTCAACCACATACCCAATGCCTTAAATTATTGACCTTTGTATTTGCTGCCCTTATTCTCTACAGTCAGTTATGacgaacaactttttttttttttttgagatggagtcttgctctgccgcctaggctgaggtgcagtggcccaatctctgctcactgcaagctccgcctcctgggttcatgccattctcctgcctcagtctactgagtagctaggactacaggcacccgccaccacgcctaactaatttttttgtatttttttttagtagagatggggtttcacgtgttagccaggatggtcttgatctcctgacctcgtgatccgcccgcctcggcctcccaaagtgctgggattacaggcgtgatccaccgcgcccggccaacgaACAACTTTCAAatacctttctcttctctccaaaaTTTACCATTGTTTTGCTTAAGGTCTCACCTCCCATGTAGGATGGAAAAACATTCTTTCATCTAAggcccccctcctcctcctggcctTGGAGCCTCCTGATGTCCAGGATCGGCACCTCTGTCATCACATTGTCAGCTGCAGAGATACCCTATCTGCTGTCAGAATCGTGCACAATTAATTTGTTTACAAACGTGGAAAACGAAGGCCTGGAATCATGCTCTATATACTGAATTGAGCAATACAAGGTGGAAGCAGAAACATATTTAATATCGACCATTTGCATTGTCTTAATTATCATTTTTTCACGCATCAAGGTAGTAGAAAGGGGGTCATGGTGTCTGCCTTCAGAGACCCTCCACTCTAAATGAAGAAAAGTCCAATGAAGCAAACACGtgacataaagtaaaataattgctACTGTGAATGAGTTGGGTATTGCCATGAAGCATACCTATGAGAATTTGAACTAGTCAGGGAAGTTGCCTCATGAAAAGTTTTGATTTTGGGGGAAGAAGAGAATTAAAGAAACCAAAGTCAAGAGATATTTGGGCCTTTGAAGTAGAGGAGAGGCAAAGGGCTGGCTTCTGTCCATTTTCTGATcaacttgttttccttttcacaGTGGATATGACCTTGGATGCCAACACAGCCAACAACTTCCTCCTCATTTCTGACGACCTCAGGAGCGTCCGAAGTGGGCGCATCAGACAGAATCGGCAAGACCTTGCCGAGAGATTTGACTTGTCCATTTGTGTCCTGGGCTCCCCTCGCTTTACCTGTGGCCGCCACTACTGGGAGGTGGACGTGGGAACAAGCACAGAATGGGACCTGGGAGTCTGCAGAGAATCTGTTCACCGCAAAGGGAGGATCCATCTGACCACAGAGGGTGGATTCTGGACTGTGAGTCTGAGGGATGGAAGCCGCCTCTCTGCCAGCACGGTGCCCCTGACTTTCCTCTTCGTGGACCGCAAGTTACAGCGAGTGGGGATTTTTCTGGATATGGGCATGCACAACGTTTCCTTTTTTGATGCTGAAGGTGGTTCTCATGTCTATACATTCAGGAGTGTCTCTGCtgaggagccactgcgcccatttTTGGCTCCTCCAAGTCCACCTAATGGTGATCAGGGTGTCTTGAGCATCTGTCCTGTGATGAACTCGGGCACTACTGATGCTCCAGTCCATCCTGGGGAGCCCAAATAAGCCCCcactgcaaaaaaacaaaaaacaggttaaGAAAATTACTTGGGTGGGCAGACTTAGGAATTTTCTACTCGGTAAAAGCATTATACAAGGTCATAGGAGAAAAATATGGGACATTTCATGATTATACTTAATCTAATTTGATTAGTTTATAAATTGAGTCCTAAGTATTAATTATTGCCACCATCGAACTCATTGAGTCTTATGGTTCACATCTTGTTTCCTATAGATATGTTCTGTATTCTGGGATCAATTtccaaatgcttttttatttctgtaagttcaAGTTAATGTATTATAGAAGTTATGAGTTAAATAAACATTGGAATATCACCTAATGGATTATGTGActttctttcctcagcctcctgagtagctgggattacaggcacctgccaccacgcctagctaattttttgtatttttagtagagacagggtttcaccatgttggccaagctggtctcgaactcttgacctcatgattcacccgcctcagcctcccaaggtgccgggattacaggcatgagccactgcaccagccagaTTATGTGATTTTCTAAATGATAGGAGTACAATAGATTTTATTCATAGTAAATGCGTgagcgtgtgtatgtgtgtgtgtgggtgggtgtgtgtgtatttgcacaGAGAGCTGGAAAAATGCCTATGTCCTATCCAGAACTGAAAAAACAAGCTGTTGCCATCATTGCTCAGTATAGGTAACATTTTCCTGGATGTGCGTTCATCTACATTAACAACGATAATTCTCccaattaattattataattattaattataattgttaCAATTAATAAACCTCTGCAGGctaacaaagcaaaaaaaaacacgACACATTactaatattagaaatgaaagaggggcCATGTCTACCAAACTGTTGAGCATTAAAAGGATAATCAGGGACTGTTATGAATGACTCTGTTCCCACAGTTTGATAACCTAGGTGAAATGTATCAATTCCTTGACAGACCTAATCTTTCCAAGGTCACACTAGAAACAGACAATCTGAACAGCCTCTGCCTATTAAGTGAATTAAGAACATTCCAAAAAGACAACACCAGAACCAAATGCTTTCTCTTATGAAATCCACCAAATTTTTATGAATCCCAACATATTTTCACAATATAATCCAAAAATTGTGCTCCTAGGTATGTACTCAGCTGAGATGAAAAGTTATGTCCACACAAAGTCTGCACaggaatgtttacagcagctttatctATAACCACCCAAACTAGAAGCAAGATGTTCAAGaggtgaatgaaaaaaaaaaaatcatccacaAAACACAATATGATTCTGTGATTTAAAGGAGTTCTCCATCAAGGCATAGAAAAGGCAATGGCATGTATCAGAAAGACTGTGAGGGCATGCCTTTGCGTGGATGAGACCACACAGAAAGGCAGCAGAGCAGGGTGACTTTATGTTAGTGAAGTAAGTTCATCTGAAAAAGCTACATAATACTGGGTTGGTGCAAAACTAATTGCGGTTTTTGGCATTTAAAGAAtagcaaaactgcaattacttttgcaccaacctaatacatgattccaactatatgacattctggaaaaggcataATCAAGGGGACGGTAAAAATATCAATAGTCGGTAAGGTTTCTGGAGAAAGAGGACAGAGATTCATAAGTAGAGGGAAGTTTTGGAGCAGGGAGAGTACTCCTCATGAGATCAAAATGGTAAACATAAcatcataaatatttcaaaattcacaGAAATGTGTAACAGGAAGAAAGAACACTATGTGAAAGACAGACTGTAGTTACTAATGTATCCCTTTGGCCTTTCTCTTCAAGGATTCCCTGAGGAGACGGAGCCCCAGTGCCCTCAGGCATCCATGCTTAGAATGAAGCCACACCCCACCCCTGGTATCCAGAACGCCCCTGGGAGAACTGTGAGCAGAAGGTCCTGTGCGGCAGAACCCCAGGCCGGAGGGGCAGCACATCCAGCAGTTCtgttttccctccctcccaccccaggctctTCTCCTGTCATTTCCCTGCATCTCCTTGTTTCTTCCTGTCTggatcttttttcttccctccttccctccctctcgctcgctcgctcgctcgctctctctctctctctctcgcgcGCGCGTTGCGTGTGCGTGGTCTTTGTCACTGCTGCCTTGGCCACCTGCAGACGTCTCTCTCTGATTCCAACCCTGGGTTCACTGACATCTGACATGGGATGCTCTTGGTGCTTCCTGGCACACTAGCCCAGTCCT from Nomascus leucogenys isolate Asia chromosome 7b, Asia_NLE_v1, whole genome shotgun sequence encodes:
- the RFPL1 gene encoding ret finger protein-like 1 isoform X1, whose amino-acid sequence is MKRLSLVTTNRLSPHGNFLPLCTFPLAVDMAALFQEASSCPVCSHYLEKPMSLECGCAVCLKCINSLQKEPHGQDLLCCCCSMVSQRNKIRPNRHLERLVSHIKELEPKLKKILQMNPKMRKFQVDMTLDANTANNFLLISDDLRSVRSGRIRQNRQDLAERFDLSICVLGSPRFTCGRHYWEVDVGTSTEWDLGVCRESVHRKGRIHLTTEGGFWTVSLRDGSRLSASTVPLTFLFVDRKLQRVGIFLDMGMHNVSFFDAEGGSHVYTFRSVSAEEPLRPFLAPPSPPNGDQGVLSICPVMNSGTTDAPVHPGEPK
- the RFPL1 gene encoding ret finger protein-like 1 isoform X2 produces the protein MAALFQEASSCPVCSHYLEKPMSLECGCAVCLKCINSLQKEPHGQDLLCCCCSMVSQRNKIRPNRHLERLVSHIKELEPKLKKILQMNPKMRKFQVDMTLDANTANNFLLISDDLRSVRSGRIRQNRQDLAERFDLSICVLGSPRFTCGRHYWEVDVGTSTEWDLGVCRESVHRKGRIHLTTEGGFWTVSLRDGSRLSASTVPLTFLFVDRKLQRVGIFLDMGMHNVSFFDAEGGSHVYTFRSVSAEEPLRPFLAPPSPPNGDQGVLSICPVMNSGTTDAPVHPGEPK